A single genomic interval of Paracoccus contaminans harbors:
- a CDS encoding HlyD family type I secretion periplasmic adaptor subunit, producing the protein MGLVGLVLLIGGFGGWAVFSRIAGAVVAPGQVEVEQHRQVVQHPDGGVVERIAVHEGQPVSAGDLLIQLDGTLLRPELSTVEGQYFEVLARRGRLEAERVDHDTIVFPEELVRLSSGRPDLRAMMEGQESLFRSRLDTLRQSTGQLDKQAEQVSQQIEGIDAQIRAMGEQRKLIGQELKDTQSLLDKGLAQAPRVLALQREAARLDGELGQLTSSRAQGGTQIIEIGINKLRLAAERRETAETELRDLGYRELELAERRRGLSEQIARLEIRAPVSGIVYQLQVTTPRSVIRSAEPILYIIPQDRPLVIAARVSPINIDEVGVGQRVVLRFSAFSSRTTPEIDGTLVRVSPDAVTDEATQMQYYRAEVSIPPAERDKLGNLALIPGMPAEVYIQTGERSPLAYLAKPLADYFARAFREQ; encoded by the coding sequence ATGGGGCTGGTCGGCCTTGTCCTGCTGATCGGCGGCTTTGGCGGCTGGGCCGTCTTCTCGCGCATCGCGGGGGCCGTGGTGGCCCCCGGCCAGGTCGAGGTCGAACAGCATCGCCAGGTCGTCCAGCACCCCGATGGCGGCGTTGTCGAGCGCATCGCCGTCCACGAGGGCCAGCCGGTCAGCGCGGGCGATCTGCTGATCCAGCTTGACGGGACGCTGCTGCGGCCCGAGCTGTCCACCGTCGAGGGGCAGTATTTCGAGGTGCTGGCCCGCCGCGGCCGGCTCGAGGCCGAGCGGGTCGATCACGACACCATCGTCTTTCCCGAGGAGCTTGTCCGCCTGTCGTCAGGCCGCCCGGACCTGCGCGCGATGATGGAGGGGCAGGAAAGCCTGTTCCGTTCGCGCCTTGACACCTTGCGCCAATCGACGGGCCAGCTTGACAAGCAGGCCGAACAGGTCAGCCAGCAGATCGAGGGGATCGACGCCCAGATCAGGGCGATGGGCGAACAGCGCAAGCTGATCGGGCAGGAGCTGAAGGACACGCAGAGCCTGCTGGACAAGGGCCTTGCCCAGGCCCCGCGCGTGCTGGCGCTGCAACGCGAGGCGGCGCGGCTGGACGGGGAACTGGGCCAGCTCACATCCTCGCGCGCGCAGGGCGGAACGCAGATCATCGAGATCGGCATCAACAAGCTGCGTCTGGCCGCCGAACGGCGCGAGACGGCCGAAACCGAGCTGCGCGATCTGGGCTATCGCGAGCTTGAGCTGGCCGAGCGCCGGCGGGGGCTGAGCGAGCAGATCGCCCGGCTTGAAATCCGCGCGCCCGTGTCGGGGATCGTCTATCAGCTGCAGGTGACCACGCCCCGGTCGGTGATCCGGTCGGCCGAGCCTATCCTTTACATCATCCCGCAGGATCGCCCGCTGGTGATCGCGGCCCGCGTCTCGCCCATCAACATCGACGAGGTCGGCGTGGGCCAGCGGGTCGTGCTGCGCTTTTCGGCCTTTTCCAGCCGCACCACGCCCGAGATCGATGGAACGCTGGTCCGCGTGTCGCCTGACGCGGTCACCGACGAGGCCACGCAGATGCAGTATTACCGCGCCGAGGTATCCATCCCCCCGGCCGAACGGGACAAGCTGGGCAACCTGGCCCTGATCCCCGGCATGCCCGCCGAGGTCTATATCCAGACCGGAGAGCGCAGCCCCCTTGCCTATCTGGCCAAGCCGCTTGCCGATTATTTCGCGCGCGCCTTCCGCGAACAATAG
- a CDS encoding type I secretion system permease/ATPase yields MALPPGRQDGFAELRAARGGSLGLVGAVGLFSVAVNLLNLTGPLFMMQVYDRVLGSRSVPTLAALFALVAFLFAMMGLIDLARSRVMARVAMRFQDRLQARVFQAALADGAATGQAHAAAGGLRDLESVRALIASPVLMAMFDLPWAPLFLGGLYLFHPVLGITATIGGLVLVVTTILNQILTRRPLQEAVIAGQGADRAADLYRDEGELIGALGMRHATFLRWRGARERMANATMAGTDRGATFSIFSRTFRLFLQSALLAAGAWLVLRHEVTSGAMIASSILMGRALAPIEQIVGGWQLVQRAQDGWVRLGGLLSRRPPVPQRTPLPRPAARLEVSNLSVIPPGQASPTLRGVSFSLGPGQALGVIGASGAGKSTLARALIGAWPAAGGSIRLDGATLEQYEPDVLGRLIGYLPQQVTLFDGTIAENIARLDAAPDPQAVVRAATAAAAHRMILDLPQGYDTPIAQAGARLSGGQIQRVGLARALYEEPVLFVLDEPNSNLDNEGSEALNLAIRAIKARGGAVIIMAHRPAAIAECELLLVMNQGMRQAFGPRDEVLRSTVRNAETINRAKGAGTGVT; encoded by the coding sequence ATGGCATTGCCGCCGGGACGGCAGGACGGATTTGCGGAACTGCGCGCGGCGCGCGGGGGCAGCCTGGGGCTTGTCGGCGCGGTCGGGCTGTTCTCGGTCGCGGTGAACCTGCTGAACCTCACGGGTCCGCTGTTCATGATGCAGGTCTATGACCGCGTCCTGGGCAGCCGGTCCGTCCCCACGCTGGCCGCGCTGTTCGCGCTGGTGGCGTTCCTGTTCGCGATGATGGGGCTGATCGATCTTGCCCGCAGCCGGGTGATGGCGCGCGTGGCGATGCGCTTTCAGGACCGCCTGCAGGCGCGCGTCTTTCAGGCCGCTCTGGCTGACGGGGCGGCCACCGGCCAGGCCCATGCCGCGGCGGGGGGGCTGCGCGATCTGGAAAGCGTGCGCGCGCTGATCGCCTCGCCGGTGCTGATGGCGATGTTCGATCTGCCATGGGCGCCGCTGTTCCTGGGCGGGCTCTACCTGTTCCATCCGGTGCTGGGCATCACCGCGACGATCGGCGGGCTGGTGCTGGTGGTGACGACGATCCTGAACCAGATCCTGACGCGCCGCCCCCTGCAGGAGGCGGTGATCGCCGGCCAGGGCGCGGACCGCGCCGCCGATCTTTACCGCGACGAGGGCGAACTGATCGGCGCGCTGGGGATGCGGCATGCGACGTTCCTGCGCTGGCGCGGCGCGCGCGAGCGCATGGCGAACGCCACGATGGCCGGGACGGACCGGGGCGCGACCTTTTCGATCTTTTCGCGCACCTTCCGCCTGTTCCTGCAATCGGCGCTGCTGGCGGCGGGGGCCTGGCTGGTGCTGCGCCACGAGGTCACGTCGGGCGCGATGATCGCCAGCTCGATCCTGATGGGCCGGGCGCTGGCGCCGATCGAACAGATCGTCGGCGGCTGGCAGCTGGTGCAGCGCGCCCAAGACGGCTGGGTGCGGCTGGGTGGCCTGCTGTCGCGCCGCCCGCCCGTGCCCCAGCGCACCCCCCTGCCCCGCCCGGCAGCCCGGCTCGAGGTGTCGAACCTGTCGGTCATCCCGCCCGGCCAGGCATCGCCCACCCTGCGGGGGGTCAGCTTCTCGCTGGGGCCGGGGCAGGCGCTGGGGGTGATCGGCGCCTCGGGCGCGGGCAAGTCGACACTGGCGCGGGCCCTGATCGGGGCATGGCCTGCGGCGGGCGGCTCGATCCGGCTGGACGGGGCGACGCTGGAGCAATACGAACCCGACGTGCTGGGGCGGCTGATCGGCTATCTGCCCCAGCAGGTGACGCTGTTCGACGGGACGATCGCGGAAAACATCGCCCGGCTTGACGCGGCGCCCGACCCGCAGGCGGTGGTGCGCGCGGCCACGGCGGCGGCGGCGCACCGGATGATCCTCGATCTGCCGCAGGGCTATGACACGCCGATCGCCCAGGCCGGCGCACGCCTGTCGGGCGGGCAGATCCAGCGCGTCGGGCTGGCCCGCGCGCTGTATGAAGAGCCGGTTCTGTTCGTTCTGGACGAGCCGAACTCGAACCTCGACAACGAGGGGTCCGAGGCGCTGAACCTGGCGATCCGGGCGATCAAGGCGCGTGGCGGCGCGGTCATCATCATGGCCCACCGCCCGGCCGCGATCGCGGAATGCGAACTGCTGCTGGTGATGAACCAGGGGATGCGGCAGGCCTTCGGCCCCCGCGACGAGGTGCTGCGCTCGACCGTTCGCAACGCCGAGACGATCAACCGCGCCAAGGGCGCGGGGACAGGTGTGACATGA
- a CDS encoding VacJ family lipoprotein, which produces MQGRPVAIRVAAARAAMLACLLLGGCAAGPQGGPIADPYEPMNRRVHAFNTALDARVLRPLGQAVRPAARPAGGGTAPPAARAPGQPDTSALDMISNFGANLSLPGKVVNHLLQGRPRPAASNTARFALNTALGLGGLFDPAGRDFALPETDTDFGETLHVWGVPAGAYLELPVLGPSSERDAAGKIVDLLLIDPLQGVLTPEQKLAGTAARILSKAGERARFGSTVDSVLHESADSYAQTRLLYSQHRRYELKQQEDIIDPYAD; this is translated from the coding sequence ATGCAAGGCCGCCCTGTCGCCATCCGTGTCGCTGCGGCCCGGGCCGCAATGCTGGCCTGCCTGCTGCTGGGCGGCTGCGCCGCAGGGCCGCAGGGCGGCCCGATCGCCGATCCATACGAGCCGATGAACCGGCGCGTCCACGCCTTCAACACGGCGCTCGACGCGCGGGTGCTGCGCCCGCTGGGGCAGGCGGTCAGGCCGGCGGCCCGCCCCGCCGGCGGCGGCACAGCCCCCCCAGCCGCCCGCGCGCCGGGCCAGCCGGATACGAGCGCGCTGGACATGATCAGCAATTTCGGGGCCAATCTGTCGCTGCCCGGCAAGGTCGTTAATCATCTGCTGCAGGGCCGCCCCCGTCCCGCCGCCAGCAACACGGCGCGCTTCGCGCTCAACACCGCGCTGGGGCTGGGCGGCCTTTTCGATCCGGCGGGGCGGGATTTCGCCCTGCCCGAGACCGATACCGATTTCGGCGAGACGCTGCATGTCTGGGGGGTGCCCGCCGGGGCCTATCTGGAACTGCCGGTGCTCGGTCCTTCGAGCGAACGGGATGCGGCGGGAAAGATCGTCGATCTTCTGCTGATCGACCCGCTGCAGGGGGTGCTGACGCCCGAACAGAAGCTGGCTGGAACGGCCGCTCGCATCCTCTCAAAAGCCGGTGAGCGGGCGCGTTTCGGCTCGACGGTGGATTCGGTTCTGCATGAAAGTGCCGACAGCTATGCCCAGACCCGGCTGCTTTACAGCCAGCACCGGCGCTATGAGCTCAAGCAGCAGGAGGACATCATTGACCCATATGCCGACTGA
- a CDS encoding MlaC/ttg2D family ABC transporter substrate-binding protein: protein MPTETRRGFLGLICAGAMLVAAPARAMDAGAAQAAIQASVSEVLAIVNSGAPPAQMYDRFEGVFVRHADVDAIARSALGPTARKIDTATFAEFRSAMTGYIARKYGRRFNEFIGSRIDVGAARPVKSFWSVASTAYLNGRSPMQIEWHVSDKAGAPRFFNLIIEGVNMLASEREEISAMLARRKGDMRGLIADLNAAG from the coding sequence ATGCCGACTGAAACCCGGCGCGGTTTCCTGGGCCTGATCTGCGCCGGCGCGATGCTGGTCGCGGCCCCCGCGCGCGCCATGGATGCAGGCGCCGCGCAAGCGGCCATCCAGGCCTCGGTCAGCGAGGTGCTGGCGATCGTCAATTCGGGCGCCCCGCCCGCGCAGATGTATGACCGCTTCGAAGGCGTGTTCGTGCGCCATGCGGATGTGGACGCCATCGCCCGCTCTGCCCTCGGTCCGACGGCCCGCAAGATCGACACCGCGACCTTTGCCGAATTCCGCAGCGCGATGACCGGCTATATCGCGCGCAAATACGGCCGCCGCTTCAACGAATTCATCGGCTCGCGGATCGATGTGGGCGCCGCGCGGCCGGTCAAGTCGTTCTGGTCGGTCGCCTCGACCGCCTATCTCAACGGGCGCAGCCCGATGCAGATCGAATGGCACGTCTCGGACAAGGCGGGCGCGCCGCGCTTTTTCAACCTCATCATCGAGGGGGTGAACATGCTAGCCTCGGAACGCGAGGAGATCTCGGCGATGCTGGCGCGGCGCAAGGGCGACATGCGCGGGCTGATCGCCGATCTGAACGCCGCCGGCTGA
- a CDS encoding ammonium transporter — protein sequence MTLGMMLAALGAAPALAQAAAVPAAVPDKGDTAWVMVSAVLVMMMTIPGLALFYGGLVRARNVLSVLMQVLAVFSLMAILWVAFGYSLAFTAPGDGTSALAPFIGGLSKAFLAGVGPGALSETFSAGVFIPELAYVAFQMAFACIAPALIVGATAERIRFPALLAFVTLWFVFAYLPMAHMVWWWGGPSAYAAPSGWLFGHGALDFAGGTVIHINAGVAGLVAARAVGPRLGYRKEPMAPHNLALTLLGGCMLWVGWFGFNAGSNLEATGAAAMAVVNTCVAAAAATLAWTAGEWITRGHPSLLGGISGAVAGLVGITPAAGYVGPAGAIVIGAVAGLACLWAVVSLKSRMGIDDTLDVFGIHGVGGIVGAILTGVFAAPSLGGTGVFDYAANAVGSYDMGHQVYVQALGAGVCIIWSGVVSWLAIRLVGAVIGLRPEANAERQGLDLTTHGENAYN from the coding sequence ATGACGCTGGGCATGATGCTGGCCGCGCTGGGTGCCGCCCCGGCGCTGGCGCAGGCAGCCGCGGTTCCGGCGGCGGTTCCCGACAAGGGCGACACGGCCTGGGTGATGGTCTCGGCCGTGCTGGTGATGATGATGACGATACCGGGGCTGGCGCTGTTCTATGGCGGGCTGGTCCGGGCGCGCAACGTGCTGTCGGTGCTGATGCAGGTGCTGGCGGTCTTTTCGCTGATGGCGATCCTGTGGGTCGCCTTCGGCTATTCGCTGGCCTTCACCGCGCCGGGTGACGGCACCTCGGCGCTGGCCCCCTTCATCGGCGGGCTGTCCAAGGCGTTCCTGGCCGGTGTCGGCCCCGGCGCGCTCAGCGAGACATTCTCGGCAGGCGTGTTCATCCCCGAACTGGCCTATGTCGCCTTCCAGATGGCCTTCGCCTGCATCGCTCCGGCGCTGATCGTGGGCGCCACGGCCGAGCGCATCCGCTTTCCCGCGCTGCTGGCCTTCGTGACGCTGTGGTTCGTGTTCGCCTATCTGCCGATGGCGCACATGGTCTGGTGGTGGGGCGGGCCGTCTGCCTATGCCGCGCCGTCGGGCTGGCTGTTCGGGCATGGGGCGCTTGATTTCGCGGGCGGCACGGTGATCCACATCAATGCCGGCGTTGCCGGGCTGGTGGCGGCCCGCGCGGTCGGCCCGCGCCTTGGCTATCGCAAGGAACCGATGGCCCCGCACAACTTGGCGCTGACGCTGCTGGGCGGGTGCATGCTGTGGGTCGGCTGGTTCGGGTTCAACGCCGGCTCCAACCTCGAGGCGACGGGCGCGGCGGCGATGGCGGTCGTCAACACCTGCGTGGCCGCGGCGGCCGCGACGCTGGCCTGGACGGCGGGGGAATGGATCACGCGCGGGCATCCCTCGCTGCTGGGCGGGATCTCGGGCGCGGTGGCGGGGCTGGTCGGCATCACCCCGGCGGCCGGCTATGTCGGTCCGGCCGGCGCCATCGTCATCGGGGCGGTGGCGGGCCTGGCCTGCCTGTGGGCGGTTGTCTCGCTCAAGTCGCGGATGGGCATTGACGACACGCTGGACGTGTTCGGCATCCACGGCGTCGGCGGCATTGTCGGGGCGATCCTGACGGGCGTGTTCGCCGCGCCCTCGCTGGGCGGGACGGGCGTGTTCGACTATGCCGCCAATGCGGTTGGGTCCTATGACATGGGCCATCAGGTCTATGTGCAGGCGCTGGGCGCAGGGGTCTGCATCATCTGGTCGGGCGTGGTGTCCTGGCTGGCGATCCGCCTGGTCGGCGCGGTGATCGGCCTGCGGCCCGAGGCCAATGCCGAACGGCAGGGCCTGGACCTGACCACCCACGGCGAGAATGCCTACAACTGA
- a CDS encoding polyprenyl synthetase family protein, whose product MGLNENVAKPLDRLAGMLAPDMEAVNALIRTRMASRHAPRIPEVTAHLIEAGGKRVRPLLTVAAARMLGYGGTHHQLLAATVEFIHTATLLHDDVVDESRQRRGRPTANLLWDNKSSVLVGDYLFARSFQLMTETGHMQVLRILADAAATIAEGEVLQLTAAQDLATTEAVYLQIVRGKTAALFSAACEVGAEIAGGTAVQVRALHDYGDAIGIAFQIVDDILDYCGVSETIGKNVGDDFRERKLTLPVITAIAAADGAERAFWQRTIEQGDQRDGDLDRALSILARHDALGSARRSALGWADRARAALGPLPQGPIRDCLSELAGFVVARVA is encoded by the coding sequence ATGGGCCTGAACGAAAACGTCGCGAAACCGCTGGACCGTCTGGCAGGGATGCTGGCCCCGGATATGGAGGCGGTGAACGCCCTGATCCGCACCCGCATGGCCAGCCGCCATGCGCCCCGCATCCCCGAGGTGACCGCCCATCTGATCGAGGCGGGCGGCAAGCGGGTGCGCCCGCTGCTGACCGTCGCCGCGGCGCGGATGCTGGGCTATGGTGGCACCCACCATCAGCTGCTGGCCGCGACGGTCGAATTCATCCACACCGCGACGCTGCTGCATGACGACGTGGTGGACGAAAGCCGCCAGCGCCGCGGCCGCCCGACCGCGAATCTCCTGTGGGACAACAAGTCCTCGGTGCTGGTCGGGGATTATCTGTTCGCGCGCAGCTTTCAGCTGATGACCGAAACGGGGCACATGCAGGTGCTGCGCATCCTCGCCGATGCCGCCGCCACCATCGCCGAGGGCGAGGTGCTGCAGCTGACGGCGGCGCAGGATCTGGCCACCACCGAGGCGGTCTATCTGCAGATCGTCCGCGGCAAGACGGCGGCGCTGTTTTCGGCCGCCTGCGAGGTCGGTGCCGAGATCGCCGGGGGAACCGCCGTGCAGGTGCGCGCGCTGCACGACTATGGCGATGCGATCGGCATCGCCTTTCAGATCGTGGACGACATCCTCGACTATTGCGGCGTTTCCGAGACGATCGGCAAGAATGTCGGCGACGATTTCCGCGAACGCAAGCTGACGCTGCCGGTCATCACGGCGATCGCCGCCGCCGATGGGGCCGAGCGTGCCTTCTGGCAGCGCACCATCGAACAGGGCGATCAGCGGGACGGCGATCTGGACCGCGCATTGTCGATCCTGGCGCGGCACGATGCGCTGGGCAGTGCGCGGCGCAGCGCGCTGGGCTGGGCGGACCGGGCCAGAGCCGCGCTCGGCCCGCTGCCGCAGGGGCCGATCCGCGACTGCCTGTCCGAGCTTGCCGGTTTCGTCGTCGCCCGCGTCGCCTGA
- a CDS encoding DUF2007 domain-containing protein: MRELLRTTDPLTIARAMDLLDGEGIACFEFDRHMSVLEGSLGILPRRLMVADRDHFIASAVLREAGIG, encoded by the coding sequence ATGAGAGAGTTGCTGCGCACCACCGATCCGCTGACCATCGCCCGCGCCATGGACCTGCTGGACGGCGAGGGAATCGCCTGTTTCGAGTTCGACCGGCACATGAGCGTGCTGGAAGGCTCGCTGGGCATACTGCCGCGCCGGCTGATGGTCGCGGACCGCGATCATTTCATCGCCAGCGCGGTGCTGCGCGAGGCGGGCATCGGGTGA
- a CDS encoding tRNA1(Val) (adenine(37)-N6)-methyltransferase, whose product MTGTRDDRFLGGRLVLRQPAAGYRAGADAVMLAAACPAQGGQRVIELGCGAGAALLCLASRVPGLALTGIERHPGMADLARHNAAANGVAARILAADIAALPAGLRAESFDHVIANPPFFAAGTAAPDPARAAARHEDTPLEAWIDAGLRRLVPGGMLTLIHRAEALDRILAALAGRAGAAAILPLAARRGRDAGRVIIGARKGSRGPLRLLSPLVLHQNEAHAADGEDLTPAAQAILRAGAAIDLGSQDSGDRLVRI is encoded by the coding sequence GTGACCGGCACCCGCGACGACCGCTTCCTGGGCGGCCGGCTGGTGCTGCGCCAGCCGGCGGCGGGCTATCGGGCGGGGGCCGATGCGGTGATGCTGGCGGCCGCATGCCCGGCGCAAGGCGGCCAGCGCGTGATCGAGCTGGGCTGCGGGGCGGGGGCGGCGCTGCTGTGCCTGGCCTCGCGTGTGCCGGGGCTGGCCCTGACCGGCATCGAGCGTCATCCCGGCATGGCTGATCTGGCCCGCCACAACGCGGCCGCCAACGGCGTCGCGGCCCGCATCCTTGCCGCCGACATCGCGGCGCTGCCTGCCGGGCTGCGGGCCGAAAGCTTTGACCATGTCATCGCCAACCCGCCCTTCTTCGCGGCGGGGACTGCGGCGCCCGACCCGGCCCGCGCCGCCGCGCGGCACGAGGACACCCCGCTCGAGGCATGGATCGATGCCGGCCTGCGCCGCCTGGTGCCGGGGGGCATGCTGACGCTGATCCACCGGGCCGAGGCGCTTGACCGCATCCTGGCGGCGCTGGCCGGGCGGGCCGGCGCCGCGGCGATCCTGCCGCTGGCGGCGCGGCGGGGGCGCGATGCGGGCCGGGTGATCATCGGCGCGCGCAAGGGATCGCGCGGGCCGCTGCGGCTGCTTTCCCCCCTTGTGCTGCATCAGAATGAGGCACATGCGGCCGATGGAGAGGATCTGACGCCTGCCGCGCAGGCAATCCTGCGCGCCGGCGCCGCAATCGACCTGGGAAGTCAGGATTCAGGTGACAGGCTGGTGCGGATATGA
- a CDS encoding YdcH family protein, with product MSVQSHVAELRKKHQHLSDEVERAQRLPGTDDIAIAAMKKEKLRLKEEIERLSH from the coding sequence ATGTCGGTTCAGTCGCACGTTGCAGAACTTCGCAAAAAGCACCAGCACCTGTCGGACGAGGTCGAGCGCGCGCAGCGCCTGCCCGGCACCGATGACATCGCCATCGCCGCGATGAAGAAGGAAAAGCTGCGGCTGAAGGAGGAGATCGAGCGCCTGTCGCACTGA
- the phbB gene encoding acetoacetyl-CoA reductase: protein MAKVALVTGGSRGIGAAISRALRDAGYQVAANYAGNDDAARAFTEETGIKTYKWSVADYDACAAGVRQIEAEIGPVDILVNNAGITRDGMFHKMTPQQWKEVIDTNLTGVFNMTHNVWGGMRDRKFGRIITISSVNGQKGQAGQANYSAAKAGDIGFSRALAQEGARAGITVNVVAPGYIGTEMVRAIDEKVLNERIIPQIPVGRLGEPEEIARCVVFLASDDAGFISGSTLSANGAQFFA from the coding sequence ATGGCGAAAGTGGCACTGGTGACGGGCGGATCGCGCGGGATCGGCGCGGCGATATCAAGGGCGCTCAGGGATGCCGGCTATCAGGTCGCGGCCAATTATGCCGGCAACGACGATGCCGCCAGGGCCTTCACCGAGGAAACCGGCATCAAGACCTACAAATGGTCGGTCGCTGATTACGACGCCTGCGCGGCCGGCGTGCGGCAGATCGAGGCCGAGATCGGCCCGGTGGACATCCTGGTCAACAATGCCGGCATCACCCGCGACGGGATGTTCCACAAGATGACCCCCCAGCAGTGGAAGGAGGTCATCGACACCAACCTGACCGGCGTCTTCAACATGACGCATAATGTCTGGGGCGGGATGCGCGATCGCAAATTCGGGCGCATCATCACCATCAGTTCGGTGAACGGGCAGAAGGGCCAGGCGGGCCAGGCCAACTATTCCGCCGCCAAGGCCGGCGACATCGGCTTCAGCCGCGCGCTGGCGCAGGAAGGCGCGCGGGCGGGCATCACCGTGAATGTGGTGGCCCCCGGCTATATCGGGACAGAGATGGTCCGCGCCATCGACGAAAAGGTGCTGAACGAACGCATCATCCCGCAGATCCCCGTCGGCCGCCTGGGCGAGCCGGAAGAGATCGCCCGCTGCGTGGTGTTCCTTGCCTCGGACGATGCGGGGTTCATCTCGGGCTCGACGCTCAGCGCCAACGGGGCGCAGTTCTTCGCCTGA
- the exbB gene encoding tonB-system energizer ExbB, giving the protein MPISQALRRIRNVPGRFLCAAVLTVAAAGGAAAQVPSALLPHDLSPLGMFRQADIVVRAVMTGLAFASVVTWTILVVKLAELALAMAAARRAVARIEAAGSLRAALAGASGTGAGRGAAEARMLRAVAREMNRSAGLAAQGVQGRIASHLAQAQARAARQMARGTGLLATIGSTAPFVGLFGTVWGIMNSFIGISRAQTTNLAVVAPGIAEALLATALGLVAAIPAVVIYNLFARAIGGYRLQLAETAAGIERLVSRDLDRAAAGERV; this is encoded by the coding sequence ATGCCAATTTCGCAGGCTCTGCGCCGCATCCGCAATGTGCCCGGGCGGTTCCTCTGCGCCGCTGTCCTGACGGTCGCGGCGGCTGGCGGGGCGGCGGCGCAGGTGCCTTCGGCGCTGCTGCCGCATGATCTGTCGCCCTTGGGCATGTTCCGGCAGGCCGATATCGTGGTCAGGGCGGTGATGACGGGGCTGGCCTTCGCCTCGGTCGTCACCTGGACCATCCTCGTCGTCAAGCTGGCCGAGCTGGCCCTGGCCATGGCAGCCGCGCGGCGGGCGGTGGCGCGGATCGAGGCGGCGGGCAGCCTGCGCGCGGCGCTGGCGGGCGCAAGCGGGACGGGCGCGGGCAGGGGGGCCGCTGAGGCGCGGATGCTGCGCGCCGTCGCGCGCGAGATGAACCGCTCGGCCGGCCTTGCCGCGCAAGGGGTGCAGGGGCGCATCGCCTCGCATCTGGCGCAGGCGCAGGCGCGGGCGGCGCGGCAGATGGCGCGCGGCACCGGGCTGCTGGCCACCATCGGATCGACAGCGCCCTTCGTGGGGCTGTTCGGGACGGTCTGGGGCATCATGAACAGCTTCATCGGCATCTCGCGCGCGCAGACGACCAACCTGGCCGTCGTCGCCCCCGGCATTGCCGAGGCGCTGCTGGCGACGGCGCTGGGCCTTGTGGCGGCGATCCCGGCGGTGGTGATCTACAACCTGTTCGCCCGCGCGATCGGGGGCTATCGCCTGCAACTGGCCGAAACGGCCGCAGGGATCGAGCGGCTGGTCAGCCGCGATCTTGACCGCGCCGCCGCCGGCGAAAGGGTCTGA
- the exbD gene encoding TonB system transport protein ExbD gives MAGGLMGEDDLAEAHEINVTPFIDVMLVLLIIFMVAAPLATVDVNVDLPVSNAPAAQRPDAPIWLSVGPDLSLSLGNDPVAPEALGAALDAAAGGDHEARIFLRADRALAYGDLMGVMNALRDAGYLRIALVGLDPSGAPPGAVPLPAAAPAPALVRPAAGLPRPAAPADAAGPAAAAPAAQP, from the coding sequence ATGGCGGGCGGGCTGATGGGCGAGGACGATCTGGCCGAGGCGCACGAGATCAACGTCACGCCCTTCATCGACGTGATGCTGGTGCTGCTGATCATCTTCATGGTGGCCGCGCCGCTGGCGACGGTGGACGTGAACGTGGACCTGCCGGTATCCAACGCCCCCGCGGCCCAGCGCCCGGATGCGCCCATCTGGCTGTCGGTGGGGCCTGACCTGTCGCTGTCGCTGGGCAATGATCCCGTCGCGCCAGAGGCGCTGGGCGCCGCCCTCGATGCGGCGGCAGGGGGCGATCACGAGGCGCGCATCTTCCTGCGGGCGGACAGGGCGCTTGCCTATGGCGATCTGATGGGGGTGATGAACGCGCTGCGCGATGCCGGCTATCTCAGGATCGCGCTGGTGGGGCTGGATCCCTCCGGCGCGCCCCCCGGCGCGGTGCCGCTGCCCGCGGCGGCGCCCGCGCCCGCCTTGGTCCGGCCCGCCGCCGGGCTGCCGCGCCCCGCGGCGCCTGCCGATGCGGCCGGCCCCGCCGCCGCCGCGCCTGCTGCGCAGCCGTGA